A region of Deferribacterota bacterium DNA encodes the following proteins:
- a CDS encoding NADH:ubiquinone reductase (Na(+)-transporting) subunit B: TFLYTPGETTKGFTHIRDGIEIKRIMTVVIIALIPCVIMGLYNTGLQTNLALHNINKIPENIRFDILKSLGVPFNSNSILSNLLVGLSYFLPIYIMTLIVGGLWELIFSLVRKHEVTEGFFVTSLLYPLILPPSIPLWQAAAALSAGIVLGKEVFGGTGKNIVNPALIARAMLFFSYPSNMTGDTVWVGIDGITQGTPLGLFPLGEAVHIDKLNSFIGLTPGSIGETSTLACLIGAFILILSGIGSWRIMISAVFGFLLTSSILYLIGSNTNPTFNITPLEHLLIGGFAFATVYMATDPVSAANTQGGQYIYGFLIGFLTILVRVLNPAFPEGAMLAVLFGNITAPIIDMAIIKYQIKRLDNYNGI; this comes from the coding sequence TACCTTTTTATACACGCCAGGAGAAACAACTAAGGGCTTCACCCACATAAGAGATGGCATTGAGATAAAAAGGATTATGACTGTTGTAATAATAGCCCTTATCCCCTGTGTTATAATGGGCCTTTACAACACTGGACTACAAACAAATTTAGCACTACATAATATAAACAAAATCCCAGAAAATATAAGATTTGACATCCTTAAATCTTTGGGGGTTCCTTTCAATAGTAATAGCATATTATCTAACCTTCTAGTTGGTTTATCCTATTTCTTGCCTATCTATATAATGACCCTTATTGTAGGTGGCTTATGGGAGTTGATTTTTTCGCTTGTGAGAAAACACGAGGTTACTGAAGGTTTTTTTGTAACAAGTTTATTATATCCATTAATATTACCGCCCTCTATCCCACTATGGCAGGCAGCTGCAGCACTATCGGCTGGTATAGTTTTAGGAAAAGAGGTTTTTGGAGGCACAGGTAAAAATATTGTTAATCCAGCTTTAATTGCAAGGGCAATGCTGTTTTTTTCATATCCATCAAATATGACAGGTGATACAGTTTGGGTAGGAATTGATGGTATTACACAGGGTACTCCACTTGGGCTATTTCCGCTTGGTGAAGCCGTTCACATAGATAAATTAAACTCATTTATAGGTCTAACCCCAGGCTCAATAGGAGAAACCTCAACTCTTGCATGCCTAATAGGTGCTTTTATTCTAATATTAAGTGGTATAGGTTCATGGAGGATTATGATATCTGCTGTTTTTGGCTTTCTATTGACCTCTTCTATACTATATCTAATTGGGAGTAACACAAACCCAACTTTTAATATAACGCCATTAGAGCATCTACTTATAGGGGGGTTTGCTTTTGCAACTGTTTATATGGCAACTGACCCTGTATCAGCAGCAAATACACAAGGCGGACAATATATATATGGATTCTTAATAGGTTTTTTAACAATATTAGTAAGGGTATTAAATCCAGCTTTTCCAGAGGGAGCTATGCTAGCAGTATTATTTGGCAATATA